In the Bordetella genomosp. 10 genome, one interval contains:
- a CDS encoding GlxA family transcriptional regulator, with translation MATIERLIVIVLFEHVDLLDVSGPAEVFALLQREMDEPTGYRVVLAAETLAPVTTSAGVRVLPHATFADLARHGIDTLVVPGAVEVDAQRGVRAVVAPAVVAWVKALAANTRRIASVCVGAHVLAAAGLLDGRRATTHWSTARQLADEHPEVKVDADPIFIRDRDVWTGAGLTACLDLALALVADDFGERQALRVARQLVMFLKRPSGQSQFSASLEPASKTRRMDALRHYIMRRIAEPITIAELAAQAHVSDRQLTRIFKTELNTTPAAYIESVRVEMARNRLETTDEPLDHIAAACGFNTTDTLNRAFRRKLDTTPAEYRGRFRTVPAGNPLC, from the coding sequence GTGGCAACCATAGAACGCCTCATCGTCATCGTCCTGTTCGAACACGTCGACCTGCTGGACGTCAGCGGTCCGGCGGAAGTGTTTGCGCTGCTCCAGCGCGAAATGGACGAACCGACGGGCTACCGGGTGGTGCTGGCGGCCGAGACGCTTGCGCCGGTCACGACCTCGGCCGGCGTGCGCGTGCTGCCCCACGCCACGTTTGCGGACCTGGCCCGCCACGGGATCGACACCCTGGTGGTGCCCGGCGCGGTGGAGGTCGACGCGCAACGCGGCGTGCGCGCCGTGGTGGCGCCCGCGGTGGTGGCGTGGGTGAAGGCGCTTGCGGCCAACACGCGGCGCATCGCCTCCGTCTGCGTGGGCGCCCACGTGCTGGCCGCGGCGGGCCTGCTGGACGGCCGCCGCGCCACCACGCACTGGTCCACCGCGCGGCAGCTCGCCGACGAGCATCCTGAAGTGAAAGTCGATGCCGACCCGATCTTCATCCGCGACCGCGACGTCTGGACCGGCGCCGGGCTGACCGCCTGCCTGGACCTGGCGCTGGCCCTGGTCGCCGACGACTTCGGCGAGCGGCAGGCCCTGCGCGTCGCCCGCCAGCTCGTCATGTTCCTCAAGCGCCCGAGCGGACAAAGCCAGTTCAGCGCCTCGCTGGAGCCGGCCTCGAAGACCCGGCGCATGGATGCGCTGCGCCACTACATCATGCGCCGCATCGCCGAGCCCATCACCATCGCCGAGCTGGCCGCGCAGGCCCACGTCAGCGACCGCCAACTGACCCGTATCTTCAAGACCGAACTGAACACGACGCCGGCCGCCTACATCGAATCGGTGCGCGTGGAAATGGCGCGCAACCGCCTGGAAACCACGGACGAACCGCTGGACCACATCGCCGCGGCCTGCGGCTTCAACACGACCGACACGCTCAACCGCGCATTCCGCCGGAAGCTGGACACCACGCCGGCCGAATACCGCGGCAGGTTCAGGACGGTTCCCGCGGGAAATCCGCTATGCTAG
- a CDS encoding DUF3604 domain-containing protein: protein MPHSQYARHQMGSATIDPAGEFEAGSFGCFTLTYTAGYFGIDDTGSLKIVHRFASDMGKPQFDDPQGWNYTTVEASNGAVLQVEYDGKRNIRPWDKTLFIRVVRGYLEEGDRIVVRFGDTRQGSPGMRVQTFHEPTFEFRVLVDAFATYNYVELENSPTISVIAGPPAGYKAVLPSLAVCGEPLRLGFKGEDKWGNPSHRMGGAYALRANLPLAGLPAGFTVAAGDYATVIGDLVPEQAGDLEIEVLRDGQVLARSNPCRVVARAGRRHFWGDLHGQSEETIGTNSAEELIVFARDRAFLDVMSHQGNDFQITTDFWEHLNTLTAKYNEDGRFIIFPGYEWSGNTGLGGDRNVMYLREGRPIHRSSHALVDDLSDLDSDCNSADQLFDALKDEDVVVFAHIGGRYADITLSHDARIERSIEIHSDWGTFEWLLEDAFKLGYRVGILANSDGHKGRHGASHPGASLFGAYGGLSCLIADELTRPAIAECLRQRRHYATTGCRAYLDVRAHFARPARRWSDDPKLGLPVTQSAVDSADMGAVVAYDDDFVEFEFDVATHGPIERVEVRNRMDVVHVLRPYAEADLGSRIRLVWEGSGYRGRGRQTVWDGEAVLEGNAFADPRPINFWNLDKTLDAVAPGHLRWQSLTTGGFSGVDVRLADPRAGTLKVRTPLIDVDVPVADIGLEPIVRENGGIQRRLQIFRLPDENKATRMRQRVRVPLHAGEDNAIYVRVTTEDGYFIYSSPVYIEKAGR, encoded by the coding sequence ATGCCGCATTCCCAGTACGCACGCCACCAGATGGGCTCCGCCACCATCGATCCCGCCGGCGAGTTCGAGGCCGGCAGTTTCGGCTGTTTCACGCTGACCTATACCGCCGGCTACTTCGGCATCGACGACACCGGTTCGCTGAAGATCGTGCACCGCTTCGCCAGCGATATGGGCAAGCCGCAGTTCGACGATCCCCAGGGCTGGAACTACACCACGGTGGAAGCCAGCAACGGCGCGGTCCTGCAGGTCGAATACGACGGCAAGCGCAACATCCGGCCGTGGGACAAGACGCTGTTCATCCGCGTGGTGCGCGGCTACCTGGAGGAAGGCGACCGCATCGTCGTGCGCTTCGGCGACACCCGCCAGGGCTCGCCCGGCATGCGCGTGCAGACCTTCCATGAGCCCACCTTCGAGTTCCGCGTGCTGGTCGACGCCTTCGCCACCTACAACTACGTCGAACTGGAAAACTCGCCGACCATCTCCGTGATCGCCGGGCCGCCGGCCGGCTACAAGGCGGTGCTGCCCAGCCTGGCCGTATGCGGCGAGCCCCTGCGCCTGGGCTTCAAGGGCGAGGACAAATGGGGCAATCCGTCGCACCGCATGGGCGGCGCCTACGCCCTGCGCGCCAACCTGCCGCTGGCGGGACTGCCGGCCGGCTTCACGGTCGCGGCGGGCGACTACGCCACCGTCATCGGCGACCTGGTGCCCGAGCAGGCCGGCGACCTGGAAATCGAGGTCCTGCGCGACGGGCAGGTGCTGGCGCGCAGCAATCCCTGCCGCGTGGTGGCGCGCGCCGGGCGGCGCCATTTCTGGGGCGACCTGCACGGCCAGTCGGAAGAGACCATAGGCACCAATTCGGCCGAGGAACTGATCGTCTTCGCGCGCGACCGGGCCTTTCTGGACGTGATGAGCCACCAGGGCAACGATTTCCAGATCACCACGGACTTCTGGGAGCATCTCAACACCCTGACGGCCAAATACAACGAGGACGGCCGCTTCATCATCTTCCCCGGCTACGAGTGGTCGGGCAACACCGGCCTGGGCGGCGACCGCAACGTCATGTACCTGCGTGAAGGCCGGCCCATACACCGGTCTTCGCACGCGCTGGTCGACGACCTGTCCGATCTGGACAGCGACTGCAACAGCGCGGACCAATTGTTCGACGCCCTGAAGGACGAGGACGTCGTGGTCTTCGCCCACATCGGCGGGCGCTATGCCGACATCACGCTATCGCACGACGCGCGCATCGAGCGGTCCATAGAGATCCATTCCGACTGGGGCACCTTCGAGTGGCTGCTCGAGGACGCCTTCAAGCTGGGCTACCGCGTGGGCATCCTGGCCAACAGCGACGGCCACAAGGGCCGCCATGGCGCCAGCCATCCGGGCGCGTCGCTGTTCGGCGCCTATGGCGGCCTCAGTTGCCTGATCGCCGACGAACTGACCCGTCCCGCCATCGCCGAATGCCTGCGCCAGCGCCGCCACTACGCCACCACGGGCTGCCGCGCCTACCTGGACGTGCGCGCGCATTTCGCGCGGCCGGCCCGGCGCTGGTCCGACGATCCCAAGCTGGGCCTGCCGGTCACGCAAAGCGCCGTCGACAGCGCCGACATGGGCGCGGTGGTGGCCTATGACGACGACTTCGTCGAATTCGAGTTCGACGTCGCCACGCACGGGCCGATCGAGCGCGTGGAAGTGCGCAACCGCATGGACGTGGTGCATGTCCTGCGGCCCTATGCCGAGGCGGACCTGGGCAGCCGCATCCGCCTGGTCTGGGAGGGATCGGGTTATCGCGGCCGCGGCCGCCAGACGGTCTGGGATGGCGAGGCCGTGCTGGAGGGCAACGCCTTCGCCGATCCCCGGCCCATCAATTTCTGGAACCTGGACAAGACGCTGGACGCCGTCGCGCCCGGACATCTGCGCTGGCAGTCGCTGACCACGGGGGGCTTCAGCGGCGTCGACGTCCGCCTGGCGGACCCGCGCGCGGGCACGCTGAAAGTGCGCACGCCGCTCATCGACGTCGACGTGCCGGTGGCGGACATCGGCCTCGAACCCATCGTGCGCGAGAACGGCGGGATCCAACGGCGCCTGCAGATCTTCCGCCTGCCCGACGAGAACAAGGCGACCCGCATGCGGCAGCGGGTGCGCGTGCCGCTGCACGCCGGCGAGGACAATGCCATCTATGTCCGGGTGACGACCGAGGACGGCTATTTCATCTATTCGAGTCCGGTCTATATCGAAAAAGCAGGCCGGTGA
- a CDS encoding LacI family DNA-binding transcriptional regulator: protein MRSKPCPPSTPASKPLSPVNRPTLADVAKVAGVSKITASRALGNPTIVSEATRLKVQEAVAKTGYVPNLLAGGLKSARSRLVACLVPTISSGSAFILAVQSLTETLAASGYQVMLGQRGYGEQGEDALLDAVIGRRVDGIVLIGAMQTSSLRQRLRDTGIPVIEAWDMTRTPIDMLVGFSHEKIGAAVANYVHSKGYRKPTMIVAREPRSTARGHGFLKEARRLGYGDVPATRIDAPTRMRHGRQGAAELLRQHPDLDVIFCATDLVALGAITELHTQGKRVPDDIGIVGFGDLDFAVDAEPPLTTVQIDSIEIGRRAARMLVERIEGGPIADPVVDLGFTVMERASG from the coding sequence ATGCGATCCAAGCCCTGCCCTCCGTCGACCCCGGCCTCGAAACCTCTCTCCCCGGTCAATAGGCCGACCCTGGCGGACGTAGCAAAGGTAGCGGGCGTATCGAAAATCACCGCATCCCGTGCGCTGGGCAATCCGACGATCGTTTCCGAAGCCACGCGCCTGAAGGTCCAGGAAGCCGTAGCGAAAACCGGCTATGTGCCGAATCTTCTCGCGGGCGGCCTGAAATCCGCGCGCAGCCGGCTGGTTGCATGCCTGGTGCCGACAATATCCTCGGGTTCCGCGTTCATACTGGCGGTCCAGTCATTGACCGAGACGCTGGCGGCCAGCGGCTACCAGGTCATGCTGGGACAACGGGGTTATGGCGAACAGGGAGAAGATGCCCTGCTCGACGCGGTCATCGGGCGGCGCGTCGACGGCATCGTGTTGATCGGCGCCATGCAGACGTCATCCCTGCGCCAACGCCTGCGCGATACCGGGATTCCGGTCATCGAAGCATGGGACATGACACGTACTCCCATCGACATGCTGGTCGGCTTTTCCCATGAAAAAATAGGCGCGGCGGTCGCGAACTACGTACACAGCAAGGGCTATCGCAAGCCAACGATGATCGTCGCCAGGGAGCCGCGCAGCACGGCGCGCGGTCATGGATTCCTGAAAGAGGCGCGTCGACTGGGCTACGGCGACGTACCCGCCACCCGGATCGACGCGCCCACACGCATGCGTCACGGCCGGCAAGGCGCCGCGGAACTGCTCCGGCAACATCCGGATCTGGATGTCATCTTCTGCGCGACCGACCTGGTCGCCCTGGGGGCGATAACGGAACTACACACGCAAGGCAAGCGCGTGCCGGATGACATTGGCATCGTCGGGTTCGGCGATCTGGATTTCGCGGTCGATGCCGAACCGCCGCTTACCACCGTCCAGATCGACAGCATCGAGATCGGCCGACGCGCGGCCCGCATGCTGGTGGAAAGAATAGAAGGCGGCCCGATCGCCGATCCCGTCGTGGATCTCGGCTTCACCGTCATGGAACGCGCCAGCGGTTAA
- a CDS encoding TorD/DmsD family molecular chaperone, with the protein MRAGAALTDAAFPAGNGQAERDAGIFEACAQLLTWLARFFQGPPPARFIESLGAAPGRKLVMDIASSIDEPETGETMLAALSAEHAALAAARAYTQLFEGVSGPRGVSLYESAYVGSGRLFGEPCAEMQRLLGACGRSLAAECREPPDHLGVEILLLADRLAQRDWSAAVQLADRLARWAPDVAQACARRDASHLYAAATRLLLGALRHTRAALEIFLRIEHEQTP; encoded by the coding sequence ATGAGGGCCGGCGCCGCCCTGACGGACGCCGCGTTTCCGGCAGGAAACGGCCAGGCGGAACGCGACGCGGGTATTTTCGAGGCGTGCGCGCAATTGCTGACCTGGCTGGCGCGCTTCTTCCAGGGTCCCCCGCCGGCGCGCTTCATCGAAAGCCTGGGCGCGGCGCCGGGACGCAAGCTGGTCATGGATATCGCGTCGTCGATCGATGAGCCGGAAACAGGCGAGACGATGCTGGCGGCGTTGAGCGCCGAACACGCGGCCCTCGCCGCGGCGCGCGCCTACACGCAGCTTTTCGAAGGCGTCTCGGGACCGCGCGGTGTCTCCCTGTACGAAAGCGCCTATGTCGGAAGCGGCCGCCTGTTCGGCGAACCGTGCGCTGAAATGCAGCGCCTGCTCGGCGCGTGCGGGCGGTCGCTTGCCGCCGAATGCCGGGAACCGCCCGACCATCTCGGCGTGGAGATATTGCTCCTGGCCGATCGCCTGGCGCAGCGCGACTGGTCCGCCGCCGTGCAGCTTGCCGACCGATTGGCGCGTTGGGCGCCGGACGTGGCGCAAGCCTGCGCGCGGCGTGACGCCAGTCATCTATACGCGGCGGCCACCCGGCTGCTTCTCGGCGCCTTGCGGCATACGCGCGCGGCGCTCGAAATCTTCCTGAGGATCGAACATGAGCAAACACCATAA
- a CDS encoding LysR family transcriptional regulator, with amino-acid sequence MEDPVEAVSLRQLRALVSVADSASFTGAAEQLGMSQPSISHLIRRLEAEVGQTLVVRGREISLTDQGRNIADVARRAILAIDAVMRECRDNTSLKTGSVNVAVGHVSAATLLPQILHRFQKKHPEIELTVVDCMVEQIRAKLLSHEADIGLGAVTATDDSKILIEKLWDCGVCLFMRDDHPLARRARIDARVLAELPCIQLNPNAPAWLAISRKLIAANIYPRVEQRVILVSTAVGMIQAGMGVAMMPRIAAVHMPRGIKGIPLCNPELEWPISVVRLANYPQSPAAQAFAAVVRATVREIGAAQGT; translated from the coding sequence ATGGAAGATCCCGTCGAAGCCGTTTCCCTGCGGCAATTGCGCGCCCTCGTCTCCGTGGCCGACAGCGCCAGTTTTACCGGCGCCGCCGAGCAACTGGGCATGTCGCAGCCTTCGATCAGCCACCTGATCCGCCGTCTCGAGGCCGAGGTCGGGCAGACGCTGGTGGTGCGGGGCCGGGAGATCAGCCTGACCGACCAGGGCCGGAACATCGCCGACGTGGCGCGCCGCGCCATCCTGGCGATAGACGCCGTCATGCGCGAATGCCGCGACAACACGTCGCTGAAGACCGGCTCGGTCAACGTCGCCGTGGGCCATGTCAGCGCCGCCACGCTGCTGCCGCAGATCCTCCATCGCTTCCAGAAGAAGCATCCGGAGATCGAGTTGACCGTGGTCGACTGCATGGTCGAGCAGATCCGCGCCAAGCTGCTCTCGCACGAGGCCGACATCGGCCTGGGCGCGGTGACCGCCACGGACGATTCCAAGATCCTGATCGAGAAACTGTGGGACTGCGGCGTCTGCCTGTTCATGCGCGACGACCATCCGCTGGCGCGGCGCGCCCGCATAGACGCGCGCGTGCTGGCGGAGCTTCCCTGTATCCAGCTCAATCCCAACGCGCCGGCCTGGCTGGCGATCAGCCGCAAGCTGATCGCCGCGAATATCTACCCGAGGGTGGAGCAGCGCGTGATCCTGGTCTCGACGGCGGTCGGGATGATCCAGGCCGGCATGGGCGTGGCCATGATGCCGCGTATCGCCGCCGTCCACATGCCGCGCGGCATCAAGGGAATTCCCTTGTGCAACCCGGAACTGGAATGGCCGATATCCGTCGTGCGGCTGGCCAACTATCCCCAGTCGCCCGCGGCGCAGGCGTTCGCGGCGGTGGTGCGCGCGACGGTCAGGGAGATCGGGGCGGCGCAGGGGACATAA
- a CDS encoding isochorismatase family protein: MNAPTPTPTPTTLRQLNGLDPTPATLAAATLILVDYQNTYTRGVMELAGWQAALASAADLLARARAAGAKIIHVVHDGGKGSPYDLGADIGQIHPAVAPLADEPVVVKTAPNAFVGTDLGERVDAAGNKQVIVIGFMTHMCVTFTAEGAFLRGNQPTVAADACATRPIRTEAVDVTAEALHEGALATIADLYAVVVRTGASIQ; the protein is encoded by the coding sequence ATGAACGCCCCGACCCCGACCCCGACCCCGACCACCCTGCGCCAGCTCAACGGACTGGACCCCACGCCCGCCACGCTGGCCGCCGCCACCCTGATCCTGGTGGACTACCAGAACACCTACACGCGCGGCGTCATGGAGTTGGCCGGCTGGCAGGCGGCCCTGGCCTCGGCGGCCGATCTGCTGGCGCGGGCGCGCGCCGCGGGGGCGAAGATCATCCACGTCGTCCACGACGGTGGCAAGGGCTCGCCTTACGATCTCGGCGCCGACATCGGCCAGATCCATCCCGCCGTCGCGCCGCTGGCGGACGAGCCCGTCGTCGTCAAGACGGCGCCCAACGCCTTCGTCGGCACCGACCTGGGCGAGCGCGTGGATGCGGCCGGCAACAAGCAGGTCATCGTCATCGGCTTCATGACCCACATGTGCGTGACCTTCACCGCCGAGGGCGCCTTCCTGCGCGGCAACCAGCCCACCGTGGCCGCCGACGCCTGCGCGACCCGGCCGATCCGCACGGAAGCGGTGGACGTGACGGCCGAGGCGCTGCACGAGGGCGCGCTGGCGACCATCGCCGACCTCTATGCGGTGGTGGTGCGCACGGGCGCGTCTATCCAATGA
- the torA gene encoding trimethylamine-N-oxide reductase TorA, with amino-acid sequence MSKHHNGDPASRYTRRDFIKASMAAGLLASPAPAWLSSVAMAAEEPSREVLTGSHWGVFRASVTNGRAVAIKAWEKDPRPSAQLPGVLDSIYSPTRIRYPMVRRAYLEQGPGADPAGRGEGDFVRIGWDQALDLVARELQRVRQAHGPSGIYAGSYGWRSPGKLHNCLTLLHRFMNLTGGYVGYSGDYSAGAALVILPYVVGSIEVYEQCTAWPVVAEHTQLMVFWGCDPMNNSQIGHVVPDHGAYPGIEGLKARGIKTLCIDPAKTQTCEYLGAEWIAPRPQTDVAMMLGIAHTLYAEKLHDQAFLDRYTTGFDKFLPYLLGQQDGTPKTAEWAAGICGIPADTLRDLARRFSRQRTMLALGYSTQRQHHGEQVHWMLITLASMLGQIGLPGGGYGLSYHYASGGSPTADSPSVPSIGDAADRLPADAWKGKQAMRSIPVSRISEMLLNPGKTYDFNGTKGIYPDIKLIYWAGGNPFSHQQDRNELVRAWRKPETIIVQDFQWTASARHADIVLPATTSYERNDIEQVGDFGLNHILAMHKVVEPVFEARSDFDIFSALAQRLGQGDAFTEQKSEMDWLRAFYEAARIGARAKGLEMPIFDSFWNSAQPLAFPLGKGKDFVSRQDFRADPLLNALGTPSGRIEIYSATIEKMGYDDCPPHPTWMEPFERLDGPTAKYPLHVDTVHPRYRLHSQLCGTVLREKYAIAGREPCLMHPEDAARRGLKDGDVVRVFNDRGQMLAGLAITDAIRPGVVRINEGGWYDPVDPRTPGSLCRYGDVNTLTSGISTSRLAQANCGHSVLAQVEKFEGPIPAVQVFESPRTH; translated from the coding sequence ATGAGCAAACACCATAACGGCGATCCGGCAAGCCGCTATACGCGGCGCGACTTCATCAAGGCTTCCATGGCGGCCGGCTTGCTCGCCAGCCCTGCCCCGGCATGGCTGAGTTCGGTCGCCATGGCCGCGGAAGAGCCGTCCCGCGAAGTCTTGACGGGATCGCACTGGGGCGTGTTCCGCGCGAGCGTCACGAACGGCCGGGCCGTCGCCATCAAGGCCTGGGAAAAAGATCCCCGGCCCTCCGCCCAGTTGCCCGGCGTCCTCGATTCCATTTATTCGCCGACCCGGATCAGGTATCCGATGGTGCGGCGCGCCTATCTCGAACAAGGTCCGGGCGCCGATCCCGCCGGCCGCGGCGAGGGGGATTTCGTCCGCATCGGTTGGGACCAGGCGCTGGACCTGGTCGCGCGGGAACTGCAGCGGGTACGGCAAGCGCACGGCCCTTCCGGCATCTACGCCGGCTCCTACGGCTGGCGCAGCCCGGGCAAGCTCCACAACTGCCTGACGCTGCTGCACCGCTTCATGAATCTCACCGGCGGCTATGTCGGTTATTCGGGCGACTACTCCGCCGGCGCGGCGCTCGTCATATTGCCCTACGTCGTGGGGTCCATCGAAGTCTACGAGCAATGCACCGCGTGGCCCGTCGTCGCCGAGCACACCCAGTTGATGGTGTTCTGGGGCTGCGACCCCATGAACAACAGCCAGATCGGCCACGTCGTGCCGGATCACGGCGCCTACCCGGGAATCGAAGGCCTGAAGGCGCGCGGGATCAAGACCCTGTGCATCGATCCCGCGAAGACACAGACCTGCGAATACCTGGGCGCCGAATGGATCGCGCCCAGGCCGCAAACCGACGTCGCCATGATGCTCGGCATCGCGCACACCTTGTATGCCGAGAAACTGCATGACCAGGCGTTCCTGGATCGCTACACGACCGGCTTCGACAAATTCCTGCCCTATCTTCTCGGGCAACAGGACGGCACGCCGAAAACCGCCGAGTGGGCGGCCGGCATCTGCGGCATCCCCGCCGACACCTTGCGCGACCTGGCAAGGCGTTTTTCCCGGCAGCGCACGATGCTGGCGCTGGGCTACTCGACACAGCGCCAGCACCACGGCGAACAGGTGCATTGGATGCTGATCACGCTCGCCAGCATGCTGGGCCAGATCGGCCTGCCGGGCGGCGGTTACGGGCTGAGTTACCACTACGCCAGCGGCGGCAGCCCCACCGCGGACAGTCCGTCCGTGCCGTCCATCGGCGATGCGGCCGACCGGCTTCCCGCCGACGCGTGGAAAGGCAAGCAGGCCATGCGGTCGATTCCGGTGTCGCGGATATCCGAGATGCTGCTGAACCCGGGCAAGACCTACGATTTCAACGGCACAAAAGGTATTTATCCCGACATCAAGCTGATCTACTGGGCGGGCGGCAATCCCTTCTCCCATCAACAGGACCGGAACGAGCTGGTGCGCGCATGGCGCAAACCCGAGACCATCATCGTCCAGGACTTCCAATGGACCGCTTCGGCGCGGCATGCGGACATCGTCCTGCCCGCCACCACATCCTATGAACGCAACGACATCGAGCAGGTCGGCGATTTCGGGCTGAATCACATCCTGGCGATGCACAAGGTCGTGGAGCCGGTCTTCGAGGCCCGTTCGGATTTCGACATTTTCTCCGCCCTGGCGCAGCGCCTGGGCCAGGGCGACGCCTTCACCGAGCAGAAATCGGAAATGGACTGGTTGCGCGCGTTCTATGAGGCGGCCCGCATCGGCGCGCGCGCGAAGGGGCTGGAAATGCCGATCTTCGACAGTTTCTGGAACAGCGCGCAGCCGCTTGCCTTTCCCCTCGGCAAGGGCAAGGACTTCGTCAGCCGGCAGGATTTCCGCGCCGATCCCCTGCTCAACGCATTGGGAACGCCGTCGGGCCGTATTGAAATCTATTCGGCGACCATCGAGAAAATGGGCTACGACGACTGCCCTCCCCATCCCACGTGGATGGAGCCCTTCGAACGTCTGGACGGCCCCACGGCCAAATATCCCCTACACGTCGATACGGTGCATCCGCGCTACCGGCTGCACTCCCAGCTATGCGGCACCGTGCTGCGGGAGAAATACGCCATCGCGGGGCGCGAGCCTTGCCTGATGCACCCCGAGGATGCCGCGCGGCGCGGCCTCAAGGACGGCGACGTCGTTCGGGTGTTCAACGACCGCGGCCAGATGCTGGCGGGGCTGGCGATTACCGATGCGATCCGGCCCGGGGTGGTCCGCATCAACGAAGGCGGCTGGTACGACCCCGTCGACCCGCGCACGCCCGGCAGCCTCTGCCGCTATGGCGACGTCAACACGCTCACCTCCGGCATTTCGACGTCGCGCCTCGCCCAGGCCAATTGCGGCCACAGCGTATTGGCGCAGGTCGAGAAATTCGAGGGCCCGATACCCGCCGTGCAGGTATTCGAATCGCCGCGCACCCACTGA
- a CDS encoding Bug family tripartite tricarboxylate transporter substrate binding protein, whose amino-acid sequence MKKISGVCLAALAGCAFSAHADTFPSHPITLEVPLAAGSTADILARAIQPELSRLLGQSVVVENKAGGSGLIAMQYVQRSAPDGYTLVMGSNTTWAINKGLFKSLPYDPQKDFKPVAYLAGGSNVLIVKPDGKYDTLASLVAALKAQPNRLTFSSGGNGTTHHLSAEYLKALTGTHAMHVPYRGAPQGVTAVMAGEVDFGFYNTPSVSGLVKEGRLKALATTGEARSPLLPDAPTMIQAGVPGYVISVDFGLLAPAGTPDGVIARLNQAARAVMKDPALRQKLQAQGYEVFQDDTPAQFGEFIQADIDKWVPLVKKSGAAID is encoded by the coding sequence ATGAAAAAAATATCAGGGGTATGCCTGGCCGCGCTGGCCGGGTGCGCGTTCTCGGCCCACGCCGATACGTTTCCATCTCATCCCATCACGCTGGAAGTGCCGCTGGCGGCGGGCAGCACCGCCGATATCCTGGCGCGCGCCATACAGCCGGAACTTTCCAGGCTGCTGGGCCAGAGCGTGGTGGTGGAAAACAAGGCGGGCGGCAGCGGCCTGATCGCCATGCAGTACGTGCAGCGGTCGGCGCCGGACGGCTATACGCTGGTCATGGGATCCAACACCACCTGGGCCATCAACAAGGGCCTGTTCAAGTCGCTGCCCTACGATCCGCAGAAGGATTTCAAGCCGGTCGCCTACCTGGCCGGCGGCTCCAACGTGCTGATCGTCAAGCCGGACGGCAAGTACGACACCCTGGCGTCGCTGGTCGCGGCGTTGAAGGCGCAGCCGAACCGGCTCACTTTCTCGTCCGGCGGCAACGGCACCACGCATCATCTGTCGGCCGAGTACCTGAAGGCGCTGACCGGCACGCATGCCATGCACGTGCCGTATCGCGGCGCGCCGCAGGGCGTCACCGCCGTGATGGCGGGCGAGGTGGATTTCGGTTTCTACAACACGCCCAGCGTGTCCGGCCTGGTCAAGGAAGGCAGGCTCAAGGCCCTGGCGACGACCGGCGAGGCGCGTTCGCCGCTGCTGCCGGACGCGCCCACGATGATCCAGGCGGGCGTGCCGGGCTATGTGATCTCGGTCGATTTCGGCTTGCTGGCCCCGGCCGGCACGCCGGACGGCGTAATCGCCCGCCTGAACCAGGCCGCCCGCGCGGTGATGAAGGATCCGGCGTTGCGGCAAAAGCTGCAAGCCCAGGGCTACGAGGTCTTCCAGGACGACACCCCCGCGCAGTTCGGCGAGTTCATCCAGGCCGACATCGACAAATGGGTGCCCTTGGTGAAGAAATCGGGCGCCGCCATCGATTGA